One Pieris brassicae chromosome 11, ilPieBrab1.1, whole genome shotgun sequence DNA window includes the following coding sequences:
- the LOC123716098 gene encoding low molecular weight phosphotyrosine protein phosphatase-like, translating into MSGEKKKALFICLGNICRSPIAEGVFQKTVNDLNKGSEWEIDSAAIGGWHVGNPPDWRALDTLKKHNVPYNNHARQLIKEDFNKYDYIFGMDDENMKSLNSKAPQGCRATLLLFGSFDPNGDRIIRDPYYDSDSAGFEKCYQQSVRCSNGFLEQIEKGNVHNYQLLLNIAH; encoded by the exons atgtCAGGAGAGAAAAAGAAAGCCCTATTCATTTGCCTAG GTAATATTTGTAGATCACCCATAGCAGAAGGTGTGTTTCAAAAAActgtaaatgatttaaataaaggtaGTGAATGGGAAATTGATAGTGCAGCTATTGGTGGTTGGCATGTTGGAAATCCACCCGATTGGAGAGCTTTAGATACTTTGAAGAAGCACAATGTACCTTACAACAACCATGCTAGACAG TTGATAAAGGAAGATTTCAATAagtatgattatatttttggaaTGGATGATGAGAACATGAAATCTCTAAACTCAAAAGCTCCTCAAGGTTGCAGGGCTACACTTCTTCTCTTTGGAAGTTTTGATCCTAATGGGGATAGAATTATAAGGGATCCATATTAT gATAGTGACTCAGCTGGGTTTGAAAAGTGTTACCAGCAATCAGTTCGATGTTCAAATGGGTTTTTAGAACAAATAGAAAAAGGAAATGTTCATAATTATcaacttttattaaacatagcTCATTAA